The following are encoded in a window of Chitinophagaceae bacterium genomic DNA:
- a CDS encoding FKBP-type peptidyl-prolyl cis-trans isomerase, whose protein sequence is MKQFFYLAFCVLALAACTGGFKKGDKGLEYKLFAKGSGNKPGYGDFIQLHVKQVYNGGTKDSILYDSHDFMPRIQVFDSVGTPLEYFKIMRNLRIGDSLVIRILTDSLLSRMNGQPLPPYMKKGKFLYTHVRLVNIFKTRDQADSANNAEKIVMKPKLFKKQMEDVEKDMAKNKEQLAKDDKIIAEYLAKNNIKAEKTKWGTYVSIQAEGTGEKINFNSVVTVNYTGKTLDSGIVFDSNIDPKFMHAQPYEVKIWEVGQVIMGWTDALLQLKNGSQATVYIPSSLAYGEAGNGDKIKPNSILVFDMEVKDVMAEEAYTAKQNQFQQEMMRKMQEEEKARVDSIEKATKK, encoded by the coding sequence ATGAAACAATTCTTTTATCTGGCTTTCTGCGTTCTGGCTTTAGCTGCCTGTACCGGGGGGTTTAAGAAGGGCGATAAGGGCCTGGAGTATAAACTTTTTGCCAAGGGCAGTGGTAATAAGCCGGGCTACGGCGACTTTATTCAGCTCCATGTAAAGCAGGTTTACAACGGGGGTACAAAGGATTCCATATTGTACGACAGTCATGATTTCATGCCCCGCATACAGGTGTTTGATTCAGTAGGTACGCCCCTTGAATACTTTAAGATCATGCGTAACCTGCGGATCGGCGACAGCCTGGTCATCCGCATATTGACAGACAGCCTGCTGAGCCGTATGAACGGGCAGCCCCTGCCTCCTTATATGAAAAAAGGAAAATTCCTCTACACCCATGTGCGGCTGGTCAATATTTTCAAAACCAGGGACCAGGCCGACAGCGCCAACAATGCCGAAAAGATCGTGATGAAACCAAAGCTGTTTAAAAAGCAGATGGAAGATGTTGAAAAAGACATGGCCAAAAATAAAGAGCAGCTTGCAAAAGACGATAAGATCATTGCAGAATACCTGGCGAAGAACAACATCAAAGCAGAAAAGACCAAATGGGGTACTTATGTTTCCATACAGGCGGAAGGTACCGGCGAAAAGATCAATTTCAACAGTGTGGTAACGGTTAACTACACCGGTAAGACACTGGACAGCGGAATTGTATTTGATTCGAATATTGACCCGAAATTCATGCATGCACAACCATATGAAGTGAAGATCTGGGAAGTAGGCCAGGTGATCATGGGCTGGACAGATGCATTGCTGCAGCTTAAGAATGGCTCACAAGCCACTGTCTATATACCTTCCTCACTGGCTTATGGTGAAGCAGGAAATGGAGATAAGATCAAGCCGAATTCAATCCTTGTTTTTGATATGGAGGTGAAGGATGTAATGGCAGAAGAAGCCTATACTGCCAAACAGAACCAGTTTCAGCAGGAAATGATGCGGAAAATGCAGGAGGAAGAAAAAGCCCGTGTTGACAGCATCGAAAAAGCAACAAAGAAATAA
- a CDS encoding tail fiber domain-containing protein: MKRILLYAALLFLPVYNLQAQSFSINTDGSAAHGSAMLDVKSNNRGILIPRLTTAQRTAIASPGKGLLVYDSTLNNFYYHDGANWLELFADSNKLWRKNGNDIYNANTGKVGVGISGPQSLLHVKGGAVLFDSTIGATPVSGIGTRMMWIPERGSLRAGRVTGTEWDAANIGFISFAAGFNVRASGAQSIAIGSGAVASNLQSISFGSGTASGQRSFSLGAATQASGSIDAFAIGYATISSGAASFAGGEYSIASGNQAFSFGDSCRALGNQAVAFGDSSAATGAAAFSMGSHNIASGTYSIAAGYRNSASGINGIAMGYRSIASGDYSIALEYSTASGEGAIAMGTSVANGDYSVSIGQFNTVNGSFGNAWGSFNTVTGNSATALGSSNIASGTLAIAAGSYLKSKSFGGTVTGLYNDSTNAANPLAINSLNRIFQVGNGTADNARSNALTILQNGNIGIGELNPAVPLNFTSTLGNKIALWGNGTNHYGLGIQAFTMQLYSATLNDDIAFGYGNSGAFTEKVRFKGNGNVGIGIDPVTKLHVAGNETSVNGEAAAIRISNTASTNNWILRTGAAGTATPADGFSIGDNSFYRFAITVAGDVGIATMAPTAKLSVNGTANNTTGAWGVFSDARIKDASTDFTDGLNVIKQIRPVKFRYSNDAPFHAPGEQVGVLAQELEKIAPYMVSQKKYEKYNDLREVNNQAYTFLLINAVKEQQVQIEEQKAIISDLLKRLTLVEKKINN; this comes from the coding sequence ATGAAACGCATACTCTTGTACGCTGCACTTCTTTTTTTACCTGTATATAACCTTCAGGCCCAGTCTTTCAGTATCAATACAGATGGTTCTGCTGCACATGGCAGTGCCATGCTGGATGTAAAAAGCAACAACAGGGGGATCCTGATCCCCCGGCTTACAACGGCACAGCGTACTGCCATTGCATCGCCCGGAAAAGGCCTGCTGGTTTATGACAGTACTCTTAATAATTTCTATTACCACGACGGCGCAAACTGGCTGGAGTTATTTGCCGACAGCAATAAATTATGGAGGAAAAATGGCAATGATATCTATAATGCCAATACCGGGAAAGTGGGTGTTGGTATATCAGGTCCGCAGAGCCTGTTGCATGTAAAAGGAGGAGCGGTATTATTTGACAGTACCATTGGCGCTACCCCGGTTAGCGGGATCGGCACGCGGATGATGTGGATACCCGAAAGGGGATCCTTGAGAGCCGGGCGGGTAACAGGTACAGAGTGGGACGCGGCTAATATCGGATTCATATCGTTTGCAGCCGGGTTTAATGTGCGTGCCTCCGGGGCGCAATCAATCGCCATAGGCAGTGGCGCAGTCGCATCTAACTTACAAAGTATTTCATTTGGTTCCGGAACTGCAAGCGGTCAGCGTAGTTTTTCGCTTGGTGCTGCAACGCAGGCCAGCGGCTCCATCGATGCTTTTGCCATTGGATATGCCACGATTTCTTCTGGTGCTGCATCTTTTGCCGGAGGAGAATATTCCATAGCTTCCGGCAATCAGGCATTTTCATTCGGAGACTCCTGTCGTGCGCTGGGTAACCAGGCGGTAGCATTTGGTGACAGTTCTGCTGCAACGGGTGCAGCGGCATTTTCAATGGGCTCACATAACATTGCTTCCGGCACCTATTCCATTGCGGCTGGCTATCGCAATTCAGCTTCCGGTATCAACGGAATTGCCATGGGGTATCGAAGCATTGCCAGCGGTGATTATTCTATTGCACTGGAATATTCAACAGCCAGCGGGGAAGGTGCAATAGCCATGGGCACATCGGTTGCCAATGGGGATTATTCCGTTTCTATTGGACAATTTAATACCGTGAATGGTTCTTTTGGCAATGCTTGGGGATCATTTAATACGGTAACCGGTAACAGCGCAACAGCACTGGGTAGCTCTAATATCGCAAGCGGAACCTTAGCCATTGCAGCAGGCTCTTATTTGAAATCCAAATCCTTCGGCGGAACAGTAACCGGTTTGTATAACGACAGTACCAATGCTGCAAATCCGCTGGCCATCAACAGCCTTAACCGGATCTTCCAGGTAGGCAATGGCACGGCAGATAATGCCCGCAGCAATGCACTTACCATCCTGCAGAATGGCAATATCGGCATCGGTGAACTTAACCCGGCAGTACCCTTGAATTTCACATCCACCCTTGGAAATAAAATAGCCCTGTGGGGGAACGGCACCAATCATTATGGATTAGGTATCCAGGCATTTACCATGCAATTATATTCTGCAACACTCAATGATGATATTGCTTTTGGATATGGCAACAGCGGTGCGTTTACAGAAAAAGTACGGTTCAAGGGAAATGGGAATGTGGGTATCGGAATAGACCCGGTAACAAAACTGCATGTAGCCGGCAATGAAACATCAGTCAACGGTGAAGCAGCAGCCATCCGGATCAGCAATACAGCATCAACCAATAACTGGATCCTCCGTACCGGGGCTGCAGGAACCGCCACCCCGGCAGACGGTTTTAGTATTGGTGATAATTCCTTTTATCGTTTTGCAATAACTGTTGCCGGAGATGTTGGTATCGCTACCATGGCGCCAACTGCAAAACTATCGGTGAATGGAACGGCTAATAATACTACCGGTGCCTGGGGTGTATTTTCAGATGCCCGGATCAAAGATGCCTCAACGGATTTTACTGATGGTCTTAATGTCATCAAACAAATACGCCCTGTAAAATTCCGGTACAGCAATGATGCCCCTTTCCATGCGCCGGGAGAACAGGTCGGAGTGCTGGCACAGGAACTGGAAAAGATCGCACCCTACATGGTCTCTCAAAAAAAATATGAAAAGTACAATGACCTGCGTGAAGTGAACAACCAGGCCTATACTTTCCTGCTTATAAACGCCGTGAAGGAACAACAGGTACAGATAGAAGAACAGAAAGCCATTATTTCAGACCTGCTGAAACGCCTTACATTGGTGGAGAAGAAAATAAATAATTAA
- a CDS encoding bifunctional oligoribonuclease/PAP phosphatase NrnA has translation MQPLQNIVTQLSEPRNVVITMHQKPDADAMGSALGLYHFLIQFGHSVTVISPTNWASFLNWMPDCKKVLDYEAVETKANAAIDAADWIFCLDFNVLSRTKRMEEKLALAKGDRILIDHHREPQVEVFAYGNSDTGKSSTSEMVYDFIKASGHDDKINEAVAECLYAGAMTDTGSFRFPSTTASVHKMIADLKEKGLQHSRVHEELFDNFLENRFRFIGHVLMNRMEVFYEYNTALISIPQSDLIKFNIRTGDTEGLVNYPLSIQGIKLAAIIIDRGEERKSSFRSKGGFDVNSFARKYFNGGGHFNAAGGFNKEPLEEVVAKFKAAIKENTDQLSSYQF, from the coding sequence ATGCAGCCATTACAAAATATAGTCACTCAGTTAAGCGAACCCAGGAACGTGGTGATAACCATGCACCAGAAGCCCGATGCCGATGCCATGGGCTCTGCACTGGGCCTGTATCATTTTTTGATCCAGTTCGGGCATAGCGTTACCGTTATTTCACCTACCAACTGGGCCTCTTTTTTAAACTGGATGCCCGATTGTAAAAAAGTACTGGATTATGAAGCGGTGGAAACAAAGGCCAATGCAGCCATTGATGCGGCCGACTGGATATTCTGCCTCGACTTTAATGTACTGAGCCGTACCAAGCGTATGGAAGAAAAACTGGCGCTTGCAAAGGGCGACCGGATATTAATTGACCATCACCGGGAACCGCAGGTGGAAGTATTTGCGTATGGCAACAGCGATACCGGTAAAAGTTCTACCTCTGAAATGGTGTATGATTTTATCAAAGCATCTGGTCACGATGATAAGATCAATGAAGCCGTGGCCGAATGTTTATATGCCGGCGCCATGACAGATACCGGTTCTTTCCGTTTTCCTTCTACCACCGCCAGTGTCCACAAAATGATCGCTGACCTCAAGGAAAAGGGATTGCAACACAGCCGGGTGCATGAAGAGTTGTTTGATAATTTCCTGGAGAACCGGTTCCGTTTCATCGGCCATGTACTGATGAACCGGATGGAAGTCTTTTATGAATACAACACCGCGTTGATCTCCATTCCGCAGTCAGATCTTATCAAGTTCAATATCCGGACCGGCGATACCGAAGGATTGGTGAATTACCCGCTGAGCATACAGGGCATCAAACTGGCAGCCATCATCATCGACCGGGGAGAGGAACGCAAAAGTTCCTTCCGCAGCAAGGGTGGGTTTGATGTGAACAGTTTTGCCCGTAAATATTTTAATGGCGGCGGGCATTTCAATGCAGCCGGTGGTTTTAATAAAGAGCCGCTGGAGGAAGTGGTGGCCAAATTCAAAGCGGCCATTAAAGAAAATACCGATCAGTTAAGCAGTTATCAATTTTAA
- a CDS encoding arginase, which produces MKNIKLIEVPSEIGAGTRGASLGIEAIKIAALDFMSNFFVHFPSEKIEVENQILFEPIQSPYAKRMQGVLTMYERVSKAVCDSIKGHFFPVVISGDHSNAGGTIAGIKMAKPKSKLGVIWIDAHADLHTPYTTPSGNMHGMPLAVSIAEDNKECKVHDLDEKTARQWEQLKHMGKSGQKVLPEDVVFISLRDFEKEEKHLIEKHGMKVITTSEVRRTGAENVCRKVLRYLSDCTDIYVSFDVDSLDAAISRGTGTPVSNGLKEREVEDLISKFMQNRKICCFEITEVNPTLDKENLMAEIAFNILQRSVNVLMMN; this is translated from the coding sequence ATGAAAAATATCAAACTGATCGAAGTACCCTCCGAAATAGGGGCCGGTACCCGTGGCGCCAGCCTGGGCATTGAGGCCATCAAGATCGCAGCCCTGGACTTTATGAGCAATTTCTTTGTTCACTTCCCTTCCGAGAAGATCGAGGTGGAGAACCAGATATTATTCGAACCCATCCAGTCGCCTTATGCCAAGCGTATGCAGGGCGTGCTAACCATGTACGAGCGGGTGAGCAAGGCTGTTTGCGATTCCATCAAAGGGCACTTTTTTCCTGTTGTTATCAGCGGCGACCACAGCAATGCCGGTGGTACCATTGCAGGTATTAAGATGGCAAAGCCCAAGAGCAAATTAGGGGTGATATGGATCGATGCCCATGCGGACCTGCATACCCCCTATACCACTCCCTCGGGTAATATGCACGGGATGCCCCTGGCCGTTTCCATTGCCGAAGACAACAAAGAATGCAAAGTGCACGACCTGGATGAAAAAACAGCCAGGCAATGGGAGCAGTTGAAGCATATGGGCAAGAGTGGCCAGAAGGTTTTACCCGAAGATGTGGTATTTATCTCTTTACGTGATTTTGAAAAAGAAGAGAAGCACCTGATCGAGAAACACGGCATGAAAGTGATCACCACGTCGGAAGTGCGGAGAACGGGAGCTGAGAATGTTTGCCGGAAGGTGCTGCGCTACCTGAGCGACTGCACCGATATCTATGTAAGTTTTGATGTGGACAGCCTGGATGCTGCTATTTCCAGGGGCACGGGAACCCCGGTGAGCAATGGATTGAAAGAACGGGAAGTGGAAGACCTGATCAGCAAATTCATGCAGAACCGGAAGATATGCTGCTTTGAGATAACCGAAGTGAATCCCACGCTGGATAAAGAGAACCTGATGGCCGAGATCGCTTTTAATATCCTGCAGCGGAGTGTGAATGTGCTGATGATGAACTAG
- a CDS encoding TonB-dependent receptor yields MNTKFFWAMALVLTCTCTTLKAQNTLFTQSVKGTVTDAESKRPLPEATVTISGISKGTVTDSLGNFTIPDIPVGRQTLLITRMGYEQKIVPEVLVSSGKEIFLNVALTERIKLLDEVKVAARKNKLRATNEFATVSARSFSVEDTRRYAASVSDPGRMAQNFAGVSNNGDMDNSIVVRGNSPKGVLWRLEGIEIPSPNHFGGLGSSGGAISMLSSSMLGNSDFYTGAFPAEFGNALSGAFDLNFRNGNKDKMERTFSIGALGIEASAEGPFSKKSKASYLFNYRYSTLALLKGFLDLDGGVVPEYQDLSFKLDFPSKKAGTFSLFGIGGTNKAERDVEKDNTKWDEDNENVNYSGKGKLGVTGLSHQYFLTANSYLKTVLSVTGDRYDLKTDTLNPAENYSRVDVVRTRFINTAYRASVLYNNKLNTQHLLRAGIIASRLGFDYNSEYYDETDGSWKSFINGKGNAMYYQAYAQWKWRLNNKWTVNTGLHGSFFDLNDSKSLEPRASLSYQVKPGQSLTISGGLHSKPEHLSTYYFKNTDASTNAGDINKSLDLVRAAHFVLAYDRIIFRNIRVKAEAYYQHLYKVPVEKDKESEFSILNASDVYGLVSVDSSLVSKGKGKNYGIDLSLEKPFANNFYFLFASSVFRSTYTTYSGKEFNTRYARDYQFNLVAGKEWKPKKNQLLGVNAKIVASGSLRDSPIDVEKSKQKGDVVYVQDQYYTLKGSPYYRFDIGFSYKINSRRITQTLLFDIQNISNHKNEFYSYYDRDRQKVRKVNQTGIFPTVSYRVEF; encoded by the coding sequence ATGAACACAAAATTCTTCTGGGCTATGGCCCTGGTACTTACCTGTACCTGCACGACCCTGAAAGCCCAAAACACCCTATTCACCCAGTCGGTCAAAGGAACAGTCACCGATGCAGAGTCAAAGAGACCCCTGCCCGAAGCTACCGTAACCATCAGCGGTATCAGCAAAGGCACGGTTACGGATTCGCTGGGAAATTTTACCATCCCCGATATCCCGGTAGGCCGGCAGACACTGCTCATAACACGGATGGGCTATGAACAGAAGATCGTTCCGGAAGTATTGGTCAGTTCCGGGAAAGAGATCTTTCTCAATGTTGCACTGACCGAAAGGATCAAGCTATTGGATGAAGTAAAAGTTGCTGCCCGTAAGAACAAGCTCAGGGCCACCAATGAATTCGCCACCGTGAGTGCCCGTTCCTTTTCGGTGGAGGATACCAGGCGATACGCCGCTTCTGTTTCTGACCCGGGCCGGATGGCGCAAAACTTTGCCGGGGTAAGCAATAACGGCGACATGGATAACTCCATCGTGGTACGTGGCAATTCGCCCAAAGGGGTATTGTGGCGGTTGGAGGGTATTGAGATACCAAGCCCCAACCACTTTGGCGGACTGGGTTCATCGGGTGGCGCCATCAGCATGCTCAGCAGCAGTATGCTGGGCAACAGCGATTTTTATACCGGCGCTTTCCCTGCTGAATTCGGCAATGCACTATCCGGTGCATTTGACCTGAACTTCCGCAACGGGAACAAGGATAAGATGGAACGTACATTTTCCATCGGCGCTTTAGGCATTGAAGCATCCGCCGAAGGGCCTTTCTCAAAGAAAAGCAAGGCGTCCTATCTTTTCAATTACCGGTATTCCACCCTGGCCCTGTTAAAAGGTTTCCTTGACCTCGATGGCGGCGTGGTGCCGGAATACCAGGACCTTTCTTTCAAACTGGATTTTCCTTCCAAAAAAGCGGGAACATTCTCGCTGTTTGGCATTGGCGGTACCAACAAGGCAGAGCGTGATGTGGAGAAGGATAACACAAAATGGGATGAGGATAATGAGAATGTGAATTACAGCGGAAAAGGAAAACTCGGCGTGACCGGGTTATCTCACCAGTATTTCCTGACAGCAAATTCATACCTGAAGACCGTACTCAGTGTTACGGGCGACCGGTATGATCTAAAGACCGATACACTGAACCCGGCAGAGAATTATTCCAGGGTGGATGTTGTGCGAACCAGATTCATCAATACGGCTTACCGGGCCAGCGTGTTGTACAACAATAAACTCAATACGCAGCACCTGCTGCGGGCCGGCATCATTGCAAGCCGGCTTGGGTTCGATTATAACAGTGAATACTATGATGAAACAGATGGATCCTGGAAAAGTTTCATCAACGGAAAAGGAAATGCCATGTACTACCAGGCTTATGCCCAGTGGAAATGGAGGTTGAATAACAAATGGACGGTAAATACAGGATTACATGGCTCTTTCTTTGACCTGAATGACAGCAAGAGCCTGGAACCCCGTGCTTCTTTATCATACCAGGTGAAGCCCGGCCAGTCACTGACCATTTCCGGAGGGCTGCACAGCAAACCAGAGCACCTGTCTACTTACTACTTTAAAAATACCGATGCATCCACCAATGCGGGCGACATCAACAAATCGCTGGATTTAGTAAGGGCCGCCCACTTTGTTCTTGCATATGACCGGATCATTTTCCGGAATATCCGTGTAAAGGCGGAAGCGTATTACCAGCATCTTTATAAAGTTCCTGTTGAGAAAGACAAGGAGAGTGAATTCTCCATACTGAATGCCAGTGATGTATATGGTTTGGTGAGTGTTGATTCTTCACTGGTGAGCAAGGGTAAAGGAAAGAACTATGGGATCGACCTGAGCCTGGAAAAACCATTTGCCAATAATTTTTATTTTCTTTTTGCCAGCTCTGTTTTCAGGTCCACCTACACAACATACAGTGGTAAAGAATTCAATACCCGTTATGCCAGGGATTACCAGTTCAACCTGGTGGCGGGTAAAGAATGGAAGCCCAAGAAAAATCAACTGCTTGGCGTGAATGCAAAAATTGTTGCCAGCGGTTCACTGCGGGACTCTCCCATCGACGTGGAAAAATCAAAACAGAAAGGTGATGTGGTGTATGTACAGGATCAGTATTACACATTGAAAGGATCCCCTTACTACCGTTTCGATATCGGGTTCTCTTATAAAATAAACAGCAGAAGGATCACCCAAACCCTCCTGTTTGATATCCAGAATATCAGCAATCATAAGAACGAATTTTATTCATACTATGACCGGGATCGTCAGAAAGTGCGGAAGGTCAATCAAACAGGTATCTTCCCAACGGTCAGCTATCGTGTAGAGTTTTAA
- a CDS encoding nucleoside-diphosphate kinase, translated as MSNRTFTMIKPDATAKGNTGAILSMINAAGFRIVAMKMTKLSKEKAGEFYAVHAARPFYGELVEFMSSGPITAAILEKDNAVEDFRKLIGSTNPAEAAEGTIRKLYASSIGENAIHGSDSDENAKIEGDFFFSKLEQF; from the coding sequence ATGAGCAACAGAACATTCACAATGATCAAACCCGATGCAACAGCCAAAGGAAATACAGGCGCCATCCTATCCATGATAAATGCCGCAGGTTTCCGCATTGTTGCCATGAAAATGACAAAACTCAGCAAAGAAAAGGCCGGTGAATTCTATGCCGTACATGCTGCCAGGCCTTTTTACGGGGAACTGGTTGAATTCATGAGCAGTGGCCCTATTACCGCAGCCATACTGGAAAAGGACAATGCGGTGGAAGATTTCCGCAAACTGATCGGATCCACCAATCCTGCCGAAGCGGCTGAGGGAACCATCCGCAAATTATATGCTTCCTCCATTGGCGAAAATGCCATACACGGAAGCGACAGCGATGAGAACGCAAAAATTGAAGGCGACTTCTTCTTCAGCAAGCTGGAACAATTTTAA
- a CDS encoding tetratricopeptide repeat protein, with amino-acid sequence MKNVLTIILVSFYPALFAQSQDSSSYYFNKGVEEKNARRYKVASKYFDEAIQLNPNFAVAYVENGYANLEMRKIDEAKQNFTRAYEIDPANDVVLRELIELNYNYRHFQKTIDLAEHCKTCPDADRLIALSYFQLEDYAKAEKKLLPLVEKDPNDAELTYTLARNYLEMGYEDKAIPYYVKAVQLNDNKSNWLFELGLLYYNNNNFKNAVLYFNKAVEKGYVASNDFNENLGFAYLYSGEYEKGEKLLLEIYERRPGDKDILRDMAQAYYDSRKYDKSLELCQKLLEADKNDGKALYQAGMCFQKKGQVERGQKMCDRAIELDPSLNKLRQKKMTMGL; translated from the coding sequence ATGAAAAACGTCCTCACCATCATTTTAGTATCTTTTTACCCGGCATTGTTCGCACAATCGCAAGACAGTTCATCCTATTATTTCAATAAAGGTGTTGAGGAAAAGAATGCCAGGCGTTACAAAGTAGCCAGCAAATATTTTGATGAAGCGATCCAGTTGAACCCAAACTTTGCCGTGGCATATGTTGAAAATGGCTATGCCAACCTGGAGATGCGTAAAATAGACGAGGCCAAACAGAATTTTACCCGTGCCTATGAGATAGACCCGGCCAATGATGTTGTCCTCCGGGAATTGATCGAGCTGAATTATAATTACCGTCATTTTCAAAAAACGATCGACCTGGCAGAGCATTGCAAAACCTGCCCGGATGCCGACCGGCTGATCGCCCTTTCATATTTTCAACTGGAAGATTATGCAAAGGCAGAGAAAAAACTGCTGCCGCTTGTTGAAAAAGACCCGAACGACGCAGAGCTGACCTACACCCTTGCCCGGAATTATCTGGAGATGGGGTATGAGGACAAAGCGATCCCGTATTATGTTAAGGCCGTTCAGCTGAATGATAACAAGAGCAACTGGTTGTTTGAACTGGGACTGCTTTATTACAACAACAATAATTTTAAGAACGCTGTGTTGTATTTCAACAAGGCTGTTGAAAAAGGATATGTAGCCAGCAATGACTTTAACGAGAACCTTGGTTTTGCATACCTCTATAGTGGTGAATATGAAAAAGGCGAGAAGCTGTTGCTTGAAATATATGAACGCCGGCCCGGGGATAAAGATATATTACGGGATATGGCGCAGGCTTATTATGACAGCAGGAAGTACGATAAGTCGCTGGAGCTTTGCCAGAAACTGCTGGAAGCAGATAAGAACGACGGCAAGGCCCTTTACCAGGCAGGTATGTGTTTCCAGAAGAAGGGACAGGTTGAACGAGGCCAGAAGATGTGCGACCGTGCCATTGAACTGGATCCATCCCTGAATAAATTACGCCAGAAAAAAATGACCATGGGACTTTAA
- a CDS encoding DUF1684 domain-containing protein → MLKLFPLFIALLFSQTSLAQKDLYAESIKAYQKKYVDEHEVVGRKDKKYFRFFPVNSQYNVSCRFEKISDTVGFTMKTSANTLKHYFKYGRLHFSISETEYHLFVYQGKDLMQTEQYKDHLFVPFTDLSTGDESYGSGRYIEFYIQDIKNDTLQLDFNKAYNPYCAYSTGYKCPIPPRENALPVAIRAGEMNLPNPIDMEQNTHQLLMIRPVNFGFNAETAVNNTFQKNIAGNIQQKALQEFDAMVDLLRKNHLDVLVIEDTADPSTPDSIFPNNWISFHEDGRLFLYPMFAPNRRQERKAHVLDAIKHRFAVSEVVDLGKYEAENIFLEGTGSMVLDRENRIAYACLSPRTDEKLLNEFCRILGYSPVTFTSTDGGGIAIYHTNVMMCIAKTFAVICLASIRNAEERKMVVSSLQRTNKEIVDITSDQLNHFAGNMLQVKDVNGNLLLVMSAQAYNSLTTTQVEMLQKHNRIIHSSLDTIETAGGGSARCMMAELFFGRKF, encoded by the coding sequence ATGCTGAAACTTTTCCCGCTATTTATTGCCCTTCTCTTTTCACAAACATCGTTGGCCCAGAAAGATCTTTATGCTGAATCCATAAAGGCATACCAGAAAAAATATGTTGATGAACATGAAGTGGTTGGCAGGAAGGACAAAAAATACTTCCGGTTCTTTCCCGTAAACAGCCAGTATAATGTGTCCTGCCGCTTTGAAAAGATATCCGATACCGTTGGCTTCACCATGAAAACATCGGCCAATACCCTGAAGCATTATTTCAAATACGGCCGGTTGCACTTTAGCATTTCCGAAACAGAATACCACCTGTTTGTATACCAGGGCAAAGACCTGATGCAGACCGAACAGTATAAGGACCATCTTTTTGTTCCCTTCACCGACCTCAGCACAGGGGATGAGAGCTATGGCAGCGGCCGTTATATCGAATTCTACATACAGGACATAAAGAACGATACCCTGCAACTGGATTTCAATAAAGCATACAATCCGTATTGTGCGTATTCAACCGGGTATAAATGCCCCATACCACCCCGGGAGAATGCATTGCCGGTTGCCATCAGGGCCGGGGAGATGAATTTGCCAAACCCCATTGATATGGAGCAGAATACCCACCAACTGTTAATGATCAGGCCGGTAAATTTTGGTTTCAATGCCGAAACAGCCGTTAATAATACTTTTCAAAAAAACATAGCGGGTAATATTCAGCAAAAGGCCCTGCAGGAGTTTGATGCAATGGTGGACCTGCTCCGGAAAAACCACCTGGATGTACTGGTGATTGAAGATACTGCCGATCCCTCCACCCCCGATTCCATTTTCCCCAACAACTGGATCTCTTTTCATGAGGATGGCCGGCTGTTCCTGTACCCCATGTTTGCACCCAATCGCCGGCAGGAAAGAAAAGCGCATGTGCTGGATGCCATTAAACACAGGTTCGCAGTTTCAGAAGTTGTTGACCTGGGCAAATACGAAGCAGAAAATATTTTCCTGGAAGGAACCGGCAGCATGGTACTGGACAGGGAGAACAGGATCGCCTATGCCTGTCTTTCGCCCCGAACGGATGAGAAGCTGCTGAATGAATTCTGCAGGATCCTTGGATATTCCCCGGTAACGTTTACTTCAACGGATGGCGGAGGAATTGCCATTTACCATACCAATGTGATGATGTGCATTGCAAAGACCTTTGCCGTTATATGCCTTGCATCCATCCGGAATGCGGAAGAAAGAAAAATGGTTGTTTCCTCTTTGCAAAGAACAAACAAGGAGATCGTTGATATTACTTCAGACCAACTGAACCATTTTGCCGGAAACATGCTGCAGGTGAAGGATGTTAATGGCAACCTGTTATTGGTGATGTCGGCACAGGCTTATAATTCTCTTACCACTACCCAGGTTGAAATGCTGCAAAAGCATAACCGTATCATTCATTCTTCTTTGGATACGATTGAAACCGCCGGGGGCGGCAGCGCCAGGTGTATGATGGCAGAGCTGTTTTTTGGGAGGAAATTTTAG